The following are encoded together in the Corticium candelabrum chromosome 1, ooCorCand1.1, whole genome shotgun sequence genome:
- the LOC134184411 gene encoding uncharacterized protein LOC134184411, which yields MATRDIDVELQSALRIFNYDDFREGQLEASRAILRGKDVFVRMKTSGGKSLCYLVPALVMPGSCIVVSPLISLMDDQVSKLEEKSISVTRVASLADDVLLQDMCLEKFKLIYMSPEAITAKFWRNAISHKLKDVLSFIAIDEVHLIEDWGATFRPSYKELNFIRSCQPSIPLMALSATAPTHLIFSITRELNMFDYVLVSAPLNRPNLFFSLDSSHSMFSVFSSLSSMLSSTNSPESIPKTLIFCRSKDTLYNVYVYLIRSCNNATKGYVGQYHATMTLQGRSQHYRDFKSGRQRVMVATSAFGLGIDINDITEVILFSVPNKGSELVQLAGRGGRDPRRLCLVRFVVRPQDLRDSDSAVVKLASNTACLRKVILREILQSEEHIHASDFCCSFCSSVERPSAFSLELPSASTVSCSSHRSGTLRSRRILAVQRAALKKNLVEFRGMAGGTRFKRRGLDGVLSMAVIDNVLKKCNRIISEDDVQSTGVMPEFTTPVYQMIERHIPITIPQSVPTVTRASRSIASCRESLLEDITNCL from the exons atggcaacgaGAGACATTGACGTGGAATTACAGTCCGCTCTTCGtattttcaattatgatgacttccgggagggtcaacttgaagcctCTAGGGCCATCCTAAGGGGAAAAGACGTCTTTGTCCGCATGAAAACTTCTGGCGGGAAATCTCTCTGCTACCTTGTACCAGCGCTAGTCATGCCAGGATCTTGTATAGTTGTGAGCCCATTGATATCTTTGATGGACGACCAG GTGAGTAAGCTAGAGGAAAAGTCCATCTCTGTCACTCGAGTGGCTTCTCTGGCAGATGATGTACTTCTACAGGATATGTGTTTGGAGAAGTTCAAACTGA TTTACATGTCACCTGAAGCTATCACAGCAAAGTTTTGGAGAAACGCTATTAGTCACAAATTGAAGGATGTTCTGTCTTTTATTGCAATAGACGAAGTTCACTTAATTGAAGATTGGGGTGCCACCTTTCGTCCTTCTTACAAGGAGCTCAATTTTATCAGGTCCTGCCAGCCGTCTATCCCGCTCATGGCCCTCTCTGCAACAGCCCCAACCCATCTTATTTTTTCTATTACTCGAGAGCTGAACATGTTTGACTATGTGCTAGTGTCCGCTCCCTTGAACCGCCCCAATCTGTTCTTTTCTCTGGATTCGTCACATagtatgttttctgttttttcCTCCTTGTCTTCCATGTTATCGTCAACGAATTCTCCGGAAAGTATTCCCAAGACTCTGATATTCTGTAGGTCTAAAGATACCTTGTACAATGTGTATGTCTACCTTATTAGAAGCTGTAACAACGCTACCAAGGGTTATGTTGGCCAGTACCACGCAACCATGACTTTGCAAGGACGGTCACAGCATTACCGTGATTTTAAGAGTGGGAGGCAAAGAGTGATGGTTGCAACCAGTGCTTTTGGCTTGGGAATCGATATCAATGACATTACTGAAGTGATATTGTTTAGTGTTCCAAACAAAGGTTCAGAGTTAGTACAGCTGGCAGGTCGTGGAGGCAGAGACCCTCGGCGTTTGTGCCTGGTTCGTTTTGTGGTCCGGCCTCAAGATCTtagagacagtgatagtgCAGTTGTCAAACTAGCATCAAACACAGCTTGTTTGCGAAAAGTTATTCTTCGTGAGATTTTGCAATCTGAAGAGCACATACACGCTAGTGACTTTTGCTGCTCTTTCTGCTCCTCTGTCGAGCGCCCATCTGCATTTTCATTGGAGCTGCCATCTGCAAGCACTGTTTCTTGTAGTTCTCATAGATCTGGAACACTGAGATCACGGCGAATTCTGGCTGTGCAAAGGGCTGCTTTAAAAAAAAATTTAGTTGAATTTAGAGGAATGGCTGGTGGCACACGATTTAAACGAAGGGGTTTAGATGGAGTGTTGTCCATGGCAGTGATTGATAACGTGCTGAAGAAGTGTAACAGAATCATTTCTGAAGATGATGTACAATCAACAGGTGTGATGCCAGAGTTTACAACACCTGTATATCAAATGATCGAGCGTCACATTCCCATAACCATACCCCAAAGTGTTCCAACAGTTACACGTGCTAGCAGAAGCATAGCTTCCTGTAGAGAATCTTTATTGGAAGACATTACTAATTGTCTGTAA